In a genomic window of Muntiacus reevesi chromosome 1, mMunRee1.1, whole genome shotgun sequence:
- the GRIN3B gene encoding glutamate receptor ionotropic, NMDA 3B, which yields MEFMPALWLGLALALGPGPAGGHPHPCGVQARLGGSVRLGALLPRAPAARARARAALARASLAPRLPHNLTLELVAAAPPARDPASLARGLCQALAAPGVAALIAFPEARPELLQLHFLASATETPVLSVLRREARAPLGSPNPFHLQLDWASPLETLLDVLVSVLRAHTWEDVGLVLCHVRDPGSLVVLWTSRAGRAPKLVLDLSRPELGDAGLSTRLALLGAPAGGKAPVPAVVLLGCDAARSQQVLQAAPPGPRWLLGTPLHAEALPTEGLPPGVLALGEVARPPLEAAIQDVVELVARALDSAARVQPERALLPATVNCSDLPPPEPESSGRLLARFLANTSFWGRTGPVWVTGSSQVHISRRFRLWSLRRDPRGAPAWATLGRWRDGRLESEAWGAAERPPPPPGAQARPRLRVVTLVEHPFVFARQPDEDGRCPAGQLCLAPGTNDSATLDALFAALADGSAPRALRRCCYGYCIDLLERLAEDAPFDFELYIVGDGKYGALREGRWTGLVGDLLAGRAHMAVTSFSINSARSQVVDFTSPFFSTSLGIMVRARDTASPIGAFMWPLHWSMWLGVFAALHLTALFLTLYEWRSPFGLTPRGRNRDTVFSYSSALNLCYAILFGRTVSSKTPKCPTGRLLMNLWAIFCLLVLSSYTANLAAVMVGDKTFEELSGIHDPKLHHPSQGFRFGTVWESSAEAYIKKSFPEMYSHVRRHSAPTTPRGVAMLTSDPPKLNAFIMDKSLLDYEVSIDADCRLLTVGKPFAIEGYGIGLPRNSPLTSNLSEFISRYKSSGFIDLLHDKWYKMVPCGKRVFAVTETLQMGVYHFSGLFVLLCLGLGSALLSSLGEHVFYRLALPRIRRGNKLQYWLHTSQRIHRALNTEPPEGQEEAESRGLEEPQQNTQAAPASQVGWARVRRTAVRERRVRFLLEHTVVSASPDADVPDADAAAPPKAPVCSNGPPSELQSGAPLPGELEELEQRIVGAQERLRQALLRRRMLLDQLGDSTCEPPCTWLLACEEAPEVAP from the exons ATGGAGTTTATGCCGGCGCTGTGGCTCGGCCTGGCGCTGGCGCTGGGGCCGGGGCCCGCCGGGGGCCACCCGCACCCGTGCGGCGTCCAGGCGCGCCTGGGGGGCTCGGTTCGCCTGGGCGCTCTCCTGCCCCGCGCGCCCgccgcccgcgcccgcgcccgcgccGCCCTAGCCCGAGCCTCCCTGGCGCCGCGGCTGCCCCACAACCTGACCCTGGAGCTGGTGGCCGCCGCTCCCCCCGCCCGCGACCCCGCCTCGCTCGCCCGCGGTCTGTGCCAGGCGCTGGCGGCACCGGGAGTGGCGGCCCTGATCGCCTTCCCCGAGGCGCGACCCGAGCTGCTGCAGCTGCACTTCCTGGCGTCCGCCACCGAGACCCCCGTGCTCAGCGTGCTGCGGCGGGAAGCGCGCGCGCCCCTCGGCTCCCCG AACCCGTTCCACCTGCAGCTGGACTGGGCCAGCCCCCTTGAGACACTGCTGGATGTGCTGGTATCTGTGCTGCGGGCTCACACCTGGGAGGACGTCGGCCTGGTGCTCTGCCACGTACGCGACCCTGGCAGCCTGGTGGTCCTGTGGACAAGCCGGGCAGGCCGGGCCCCGAAGCTTGTGCTGGACCTGAGCCGGCCAGAGCTGGGTGATGCAGGGCTGAGCACACGCCTGGCACTCCTGGGGGCACCAGCTGGAGGGAAGGCCCCGGTCCCTGCAGTCGTACTCCTGGGCTGCGATGCAGCCCGCTCCCAACAGGTGCTGCAGGCTGCACCCCCTGGTCCCCGCTGGCTGCTGGGCACGCCACTGCACGCCGAGGCCCTGCCCACTGAGGGTCTGCCACCCGGAGTGCTGGCGCTGGGCGAGGTGGCCCGGCCCCCACTGGAGGCTGCCATCCAGGATGTGGTGGAACTAGTGGCCCGTGCACTGGATAGTGCTGCCCGCGTGCAGCCAGAGCGTGCCCTGCTTCCTGCCACAGTCAACTGCAGTGACCTACCACCACCAGAGCCTGAGTCTTCGGGCCGCCTCTTGGCACG gttCCTGGCCAACACATCCTTCTGGGGCCGCACGGGGCCGGTGTGGGTAACCGGCTCCTCGCAGGTGCACATCTCCCGGCGCTTCCGCCTGTGGAGCCTCCGCCGGGACCCCAGGGGTGCCCCAGCCTGGGCCACGTTGGGTCGCTGGCGGGATGGGCGGCTGGAGTCGGAGGCGTGGGGCGCGGCCGAgcggcccccacccccgccaggcgcccaggcgcggccCAGGCTGCGGGTGGTGACGCTGGTGGAGCATCCATTCGTGTTTGCCCGCCAGCCAGACGAAGACGGGCGGTGCCCGGCGGGGCAACTGTGCCTGGCCCCCGGCACCAACGATTCGGCCACTCTGGACGCACTCTTCGCCGCGCTGGCCGACGGCTCGGCGCCCCGCGCGCTGCGCAGGTGCTGCTATGGCTACTGCATCGACCTGCTGGAGCGCCTGGCGGAGGACGCGCCCTTCGACTTCGAGCTCTACATCGTGGGTGACGGCAAGTACGGAGCACTACGCGAGGGCCGCTGGACCGGCCTGGTGGGCGACCTGCTGGCCGGCCGGGCGCACATGGCCGTcaccagcttcagcatcaattcggCCCGCTCGCAGGTGGTGGACTTCACCAGCCCTTTCTTCTCCACCAGCCTGGGCATCATGGTGCGCGCGCGCGACACGGCGTCGCCCATTGGCGCCTTCATGTGGCCGCTGCACTGGTCCATGTGGCTTGGCGTCTTCGCTGCGCTGCACCTGACCGCACTCTTCCTCACCCTCTACGAGTGGCGCAGCCCCTTCGGCCTAACGCCCCGCGGCCGCAACCGGGACACCGTGTTCTCCTACTCCTCTGCCCTCAACCTCTGCTATGCCATCCTCTTTGGACGCACCGTGTCCAGCAAGACGCCCAAGTGCCCAACAGGCCGCCTCCTCATGAACCTGTGGGCCATCTTCTGCCTGCTTGTGCTGTCCAGCTACACGGCCAACCTGGCTGCCGTCATGGTCGGGGACAAGACTTTCGAGGAGCTGTCTGGGATCCACGACCCCAAG CTGCACCACCCGTCTCAGGGCTTCCGTTTCGGCACGGTGTGGGAGAGCAGCGCCGAGGCCTACATCAAGAAAAGCTTCCCGGAGATGTACTCACACGTGCGGCGCCATAGCGCACCTACCACTCCCCGCGGCGTCGCCATGCTCAC GAGCGATCCCCCCAAGCTCAACGCCTTCATCATGGACAAGTCGCTCCTGGACTATGAGGTATCCATTGACGCCGACTGCAGGCTGCTGACCGTGGGCAAGCCCTTTGCCATTGAGG GCTATGGTATCGGACTCCCCAGAAATTCTCCGCTCACCTCCAACCTGTCCGAGTTCATCAGCCGCTACAAGTCCTCCGGCTTCATCGACTTACTCCACGACAAGTGGTACAAGATGGTGCCTTGTGGGAAGCGGGTCTTCGCCGTGACTGAG ACCCTGCAGATGGGCGTCTACCACTTCTCCGGACTCTTCGTGCTGCTCTGCCTGGGTCTGGGTAGTGCTCTGCTCAGTTCTCTGGGCGAGCACGTCTTCTACCGCCTGGCGCTGCCGCGTATCCGAAGGGGCAACAAGCTGCAGTACTGGCTGCACACGAGCCAG AGAATTCATCGCGCCCTCAACACAGAGCCAccagaggggcaggaggaggcggAGTCGAG GGGTCTCGAGGAGCCGCAACAGAACACACAGGCCGCCCCTGCGAGCCAGGTGGGCTGGGCACGGGTGCGCCGGACCGCGGTGAGGGAGCGTCGCGTGCGTTTCCTGCTGGAGCATACTGTGGTCTCTGCTTCCCCGGACGCGGACGTCCCAGATGCGGATGCGGCCGCACCACCCAAGGCCCCCGTCTGCTCCAATGGCCCGCCCTCCGAGCTGCAGTCTGGCGCCCCGCTCCCCGGggagctggaggagctggagcAGCGCATCGTGGGCGCGCAGGAGAGGCTCCGCCAGGCGCTGCTGCGGCGCAGGATGCTCCTGGACCAGCTTGGGGACAGCACCTGCGAGCCGCCGTGCACATGGCTCCTGGCCTGCGAGGAAGCACCAGAGGTGGCCCCCTGA
- the TMEM259 gene encoding membralin isoform X2, translated as MSEHAAPGAPGPGPNGGGGGGGGGGGGGGGPAPARGPRTPNLNPNPLINVRDRLFHALFFKMAVTYSRLFPPAFRRLFEFFVLLKALFVLFVLAYIHIVFSRSPINCLEHVRDKWPREGILRVEVQHNSSRAPVFLQFCDGGHGSFPGLAVEPDGLELEEEEEEELTMDMFGNSSIKFELDIEPKVFKPPGGPEALNDSQEFPFPETPPKAWPQDEYIVEYSLEYGFLRLSQATRQRLSIPVMVVTLDPTRDQCFGDRFSRLLLAEFLGYDDILMSSVKGLAENEENKGFLRNVVSGEHYRFVSMWMARTSYLAAFVIMVIFTLSVSMLLRYSHHQIFVFIDLLQMLEMNMAIAFPAAPLLTVILALVGMEAIMSEFFNDTTTAFYIILIVWLADQYDAICCHTNTSKRHWLRFFYLYHFAFYAYHYRFNGQYSSLALVTSWLFIQHSMIYFFHHYELPAILQQIRVQEMLLQTPPLGPGTPTALPDDLNNNGGIPPITPDAANQSPALGPGLPGAGGGPGPVAEAPSSLVAAAASVAAAASGDLGWMAETAAIITDASFLSGLSASLLDRRPASPLSPSGGLPQAPQDNAPTSNSPGSDAVPQTTGGGRPSPASTDLVDTPSEVGS; from the exons ATGTCGGAGCACGCGGCACCCGGGGCCCCGGGGCCTGGGCCCAACGGCGGTGGTGGCGGCGGTggtggcggcggtggcggcggcggcggcccggccCCCGCGCGCGGGCCTCGCACCCCCAACCTCAACCCCAATCCTCTCATCAACGTGCGCGACCGGCTTTTCCACGCGCTCTTCTTCAAGATGGCTGTCACCTACTCGCGCCTCTTCCCGCCCGCCTTCCGTCGGCTCTTCGAGTTTTTCGTGTTGCTCAAG GCCCTGTTCGTGCTCTTTGTCCTGGCCTACATCCACATTGTCTTCTCCCGCTCACCCATCAACTGCCTGGAGCATGTGCGTGACAAGTGGCCACGTGAGGGCATCCTACGGGTAGAGGTGCAACACAACTCGAGCCGCGCGCCCGTCTTCCTGCAGTTCTGCGATGGTGGCCATGGCAGCTTCCCCGGCCTGGCTGTGGAGCCAGATGGCCTGGAgctagaggaggaggaggaggaggagctgaccATGGACATGTTCGGGAACAGCTCCATCAAG TTTGAGCTGGACATCGAGCCCAAGGTGTTCAAGCCACCAGGTGGCCCCGAGGCCTTAAATGACAGCCAGGAGTTCCCATTCCCTGAGACGCCCCCAAAAG CCTGGCCACAGGACGAGTACATCGTGGAGTACTCGCTGGAGTACGGCTTCCTGAGGTTGTCACAGGCCACGCGCCAGCGGCTCAGCATCCCTGTCATGGTGGTCACCCTGG ATCCCACACGGGACCAGTGCTTTGGTGACCGCTTCAGCCGCCTGCTGCTAGCCGAGTTCCTGGGCTATGATGACATCCTCATGTCCAGCGTGAAGGGCCTGGCGGAGAATGAGGAGAACAAAG GCTTCCTGAGGAATGTGGTGTCCGGCGAGCACTACCGCTTTGTGAGCATGTGGATGGCCCGCACGTCCTACCTGGCTGCCTTCGTCATCATGGTCATCTTC ACCCTGAGTGTGTCCATGTTGCTGCGCTACTCCCACCACCAGATCTTCGTCTTCATTG ACCTGCTGCAGATGCTGGAGATGAACATGGCCATCGCCTTCCCCGCAGCGCCCCTGCTGACCGTCATCCTGGCCCTTGTGG GAATGGAGGCAATCATGTCTGAGTTCTTCAACGACACCACTACGGCCTTCTACATCATCCTCATTGTGTGGCTGGCTGACCAGTATGACGCCATCTGCTGCCACACCAACACCAGCAAGCGGCACTGGCTTCG GTTCTTCTACCTGTACCACTTTGCCTTCTACGCTTACCACTATCGCTTCAACGGGCAGTACAGCAGCCTGGCACTCGTCACCTCCTGGCTCTTCATCCAG CATTCCATGATCTACTTCTTCCACCACTACGAACTACCCGCCATCCTGCAGCAGATCCGTGTCCAGGAGATGCTGCTGCAAACACCACCACTGGGCCCCGGCACCCCCACGGCCCTGCCGGACGACCTGAACAACAATGGAGGCATCCCACCTATCACCCCCGACGCTGCCAACCAGtcccctgccctgggccctggctTGCCAGGTGCTGGCGGGGGCCCCGGGCCCGTGGCTGAGGCACCTAGCTCCCTGGTGGCCGCAGCGGCCTCAGTGGCTGCAGCAGCCAGTGGTGACCTGGGTTGGATGGCAGAGACGGCTGCCATCATCACAGACGCCTCCTTCCTGTCTGGCCTGAGCGCCTCTCTCCTGGACCGGCGGCCAGCCAGCCCCCTGAGCCCCAGTGGGGGGCTCCCACAGGCCCCGCAGGACAATGCCCCTACAAGCAACTCTCCAGGGTCTGATGCAGTCCCTCAGACCACCGGCGGGGGCAGGCCCAGCCCTGCGTCCACTGATCTAGTGGACACGCCCTCAGAGGTTGGCTCCTGA
- the TMEM259 gene encoding membralin isoform X1, giving the protein MSEHAAPGAPGPGPNGGGGGGGGGGGGGGGPAPARGPRTPNLNPNPLINVRDRLFHALFFKMAVTYSRLFPPAFRRLFEFFVLLKALFVLFVLAYIHIVFSRSPINCLEHVRDKWPREGILRVEVQHNSSRAPVFLQFCDGGHGSFPGLAVEPDGLELEEEEEEELTMDMFGNSSIKFELDIEPKVFKPPGGPEALNDSQEFPFPETPPKAWPQDEYIVEYSLEYGFLRLSQATRQRLSIPVMVVTLDPTRDQCFGDRFSRLLLAEFLGYDDILMSSVKGLAENEENKGFLRNVVSGEHYRFVSMWMARTSYLAAFVIMVIFTLSVSMLLRYSHHQIFVFIVDLLQMLEMNMAIAFPAAPLLTVILALVGMEAIMSEFFNDTTTAFYIILIVWLADQYDAICCHTNTSKRHWLRFFYLYHFAFYAYHYRFNGQYSSLALVTSWLFIQHSMIYFFHHYELPAILQQIRVQEMLLQTPPLGPGTPTALPDDLNNNGGIPPITPDAANQSPALGPGLPGAGGGPGPVAEAPSSLVAAAASVAAAASGDLGWMAETAAIITDASFLSGLSASLLDRRPASPLSPSGGLPQAPQDNAPTSNSPGSDAVPQTTGGGRPSPASTDLVDTPSEVGS; this is encoded by the exons ATGTCGGAGCACGCGGCACCCGGGGCCCCGGGGCCTGGGCCCAACGGCGGTGGTGGCGGCGGTggtggcggcggtggcggcggcggcggcccggccCCCGCGCGCGGGCCTCGCACCCCCAACCTCAACCCCAATCCTCTCATCAACGTGCGCGACCGGCTTTTCCACGCGCTCTTCTTCAAGATGGCTGTCACCTACTCGCGCCTCTTCCCGCCCGCCTTCCGTCGGCTCTTCGAGTTTTTCGTGTTGCTCAAG GCCCTGTTCGTGCTCTTTGTCCTGGCCTACATCCACATTGTCTTCTCCCGCTCACCCATCAACTGCCTGGAGCATGTGCGTGACAAGTGGCCACGTGAGGGCATCCTACGGGTAGAGGTGCAACACAACTCGAGCCGCGCGCCCGTCTTCCTGCAGTTCTGCGATGGTGGCCATGGCAGCTTCCCCGGCCTGGCTGTGGAGCCAGATGGCCTGGAgctagaggaggaggaggaggaggagctgaccATGGACATGTTCGGGAACAGCTCCATCAAG TTTGAGCTGGACATCGAGCCCAAGGTGTTCAAGCCACCAGGTGGCCCCGAGGCCTTAAATGACAGCCAGGAGTTCCCATTCCCTGAGACGCCCCCAAAAG CCTGGCCACAGGACGAGTACATCGTGGAGTACTCGCTGGAGTACGGCTTCCTGAGGTTGTCACAGGCCACGCGCCAGCGGCTCAGCATCCCTGTCATGGTGGTCACCCTGG ATCCCACACGGGACCAGTGCTTTGGTGACCGCTTCAGCCGCCTGCTGCTAGCCGAGTTCCTGGGCTATGATGACATCCTCATGTCCAGCGTGAAGGGCCTGGCGGAGAATGAGGAGAACAAAG GCTTCCTGAGGAATGTGGTGTCCGGCGAGCACTACCGCTTTGTGAGCATGTGGATGGCCCGCACGTCCTACCTGGCTGCCTTCGTCATCATGGTCATCTTC ACCCTGAGTGTGTCCATGTTGCTGCGCTACTCCCACCACCAGATCTTCGTCTTCATTG TGGACCTGCTGCAGATGCTGGAGATGAACATGGCCATCGCCTTCCCCGCAGCGCCCCTGCTGACCGTCATCCTGGCCCTTGTGG GAATGGAGGCAATCATGTCTGAGTTCTTCAACGACACCACTACGGCCTTCTACATCATCCTCATTGTGTGGCTGGCTGACCAGTATGACGCCATCTGCTGCCACACCAACACCAGCAAGCGGCACTGGCTTCG GTTCTTCTACCTGTACCACTTTGCCTTCTACGCTTACCACTATCGCTTCAACGGGCAGTACAGCAGCCTGGCACTCGTCACCTCCTGGCTCTTCATCCAG CATTCCATGATCTACTTCTTCCACCACTACGAACTACCCGCCATCCTGCAGCAGATCCGTGTCCAGGAGATGCTGCTGCAAACACCACCACTGGGCCCCGGCACCCCCACGGCCCTGCCGGACGACCTGAACAACAATGGAGGCATCCCACCTATCACCCCCGACGCTGCCAACCAGtcccctgccctgggccctggctTGCCAGGTGCTGGCGGGGGCCCCGGGCCCGTGGCTGAGGCACCTAGCTCCCTGGTGGCCGCAGCGGCCTCAGTGGCTGCAGCAGCCAGTGGTGACCTGGGTTGGATGGCAGAGACGGCTGCCATCATCACAGACGCCTCCTTCCTGTCTGGCCTGAGCGCCTCTCTCCTGGACCGGCGGCCAGCCAGCCCCCTGAGCCCCAGTGGGGGGCTCCCACAGGCCCCGCAGGACAATGCCCCTACAAGCAACTCTCCAGGGTCTGATGCAGTCCCTCAGACCACCGGCGGGGGCAGGCCCAGCCCTGCGTCCACTGATCTAGTGGACACGCCCTCAGAGGTTGGCTCCTGA